The genomic stretch aaaaatcttctatattatctcttccaattatagaccgtcggcctaccggtatgtcttttagagcgtacttaggaggaaacatgatgaagtaaacaaaaagtaaattaaacaagtaaagtaaaaacaagtaactaatttttttgtgttttgatatagagaacaagacagtaaataaagtaaagctagcaaataatttttttgtgttttgtttaagtgcagcaaacaaagtagtaaataaaataaagcaagacaaaaacaaagtaaagagattggaagtggagactccccttgcagcgtgtgttgatctccccggcaacagcgccagaaatttagcttgatacgcgtagatgcacacgtccgttgggaaccccaagtggaaggtatgatgcgtatagaatcaagtttccctcagtatgaaaccaaggttatcgaaccagtaggagctaagaagcacgtgaaggttgttggtggaggagtgtagtgcggcgcaacaccagtgaaaccggcgccaacgtggaacctgcacaacacaatcaaagtactttgtcccaacgtaacgatgaggttgtcaatctcaccggcttgctgaaaacaaagaattaagcgtatcgagtggaagatggtgtttgtttgcaaagaacagtaaaaacagtagaatgtattcagatgtaaaagaatggaccggggtccacagttcaatagaggtgtctctccaataagataactaacatgctgggtgaacaaattacaggcgggcaattgacaaataaagattcaatacatatcaacgatgattactatgtgatttaatcagggcattacgacaaagtacatagaccgctatccagcatgcatctatgcctaaataatccaccttcaggttatcatccgaaccccttccggtattaagttataaacaacagataattgcattaagtatggtgcgtaatgtaatcaacacaaatatccttagacaaagcatcaatgttttatccctagtagcaacagcacatccacaaccttagaaatttctgtcactgtcccagattaaatggaggcatgaacccactatcgagcataattactccctcttggagttacaagtatcaacttggccagagcctctactagcaacggagagcatgcaagaacataaacaacacatatatgatagattgataatcaacttaacataatattctatattcatcggatcccgccaaacacaacatgtagcattacaaatagatgatcttgatcatgttaagcagctcacaagatctataacaatgatagcacaagcgaagaagacaaccatctagctactgctatggacccatagtccaaggatgaactactcacgcatcaatccggaggtgggcatgatgatgtggagcccctccggtgatgattcccctctccggcagggtgccggaggcgatctcctgaatcccccgagatgggattcgcgacggcggcgtctctggaaggttttccgtatcgtggctctcggtacagggggtttcgcgacggaggctttaagtaggcggaagggtaggtcagggggcgacgcgaggggcccagacaacagggccgccctggtgtctggccacctcgtggccccacttcgtctccctttcggtcttctggaagcttcgtgtaaaaataggtccgtgggcgttgatttcgtccaattccgagaatatttccttactaggatttctgaaaccaaaaacagcagaaaacaacaactggcacttcggcatcttgttaataggttagtgccggaaaatgtataataatgatgtaaagtatgtataaaacattcaagtattgtaataaaagtagcatggaacataagaaattatagatacgtttgagacgtatcaagtacacgcgcatgagtgagtctaccggcttggaagcgatgtacaggttctgcggAGCAGTGATCGGTTtgttcggagaacagtacctccAGCAACCTAATGCAGATGACACAActcgtctgttgtcaatcaacgcttccaggtGGTTtcttgggatgcttggcagcatagactgcatgcactgggagtgaaaGAACTgtccctttggttggcagggggcatacatcggccattctgaggggtgcacagtcattcttgaagctgttgcttcacatgacacatggattcGCCACTCATTCTtcagaatggctggctcgcacaatgacatcaatgtgctgcagcgctctccggtgtttgatagcctagcgtacggtcagtcccctgatgtggattttgagatcaatggccaccactacaccaaggggtactaccttgctgatggtgtctatccaccttgggctacactcgtgaagacaatccgaaaacccaactcagagcaggaggcaaggtttgtcaaagagcaggaggcagcccggaaagatgtcgagcgggtgtttggcatcctccaagctcgttgggctatcgtcagacaccctgctAGAGCCTgagatgtgcaaactctgtggtaggtgatgaccgcttgtgtaatcatgcataacatgattgttgaggtagagcgggatgattcactctttgataatgagtgGGATGGCCAGGGAGAGTTGGTCACTCCTCAACgtggtccggcatcattccaggacattcttcatgcgcaccatgaaattcgagatctagctgtacacaaccagctgcaggctgatttggtcgagcacatgtggcagcatgtaggcaacaatgctgcaaacaacaatgatgaaggaaatctcGAAGCCTatagcatttgtatcgttttttacattttatttgaataatactttatcattGATTACGTGTATAATGTACtgtgtaataaattttgagcatttgaactattttatatattttctataatttatttggCGTTTTATAGTTAATTTACAAGCACAAAGCTACCATACgacgccgcgacccaaatctgccgcgttgggcgcagcgcgcgacccaaacggacgcgcagaCGCGAGATccatccgcgcgtccgctcggccacccaaatggCCCAAAATGAacagcccagcgcgtccgtttggatcgcagTGTTGGAGATGCCATAAACAGCTGTAGGAACAACCAATTGAGGAAAAGAACTATAAAAAAAATGAGGAAGCGGTCAAGAGAAAAATTCCACCCAGTTCCAGAGACAACGTCCATAGGCCCGTGAAATTTTGCACAACGGGTTGGTTGGACCGGATGCAAGCAACCTGTCAAGCCTTAGTGTAAATAAATAGCTTTTTTCTTGAAGAAAAAAATAATAATACACCAATATTCGAAATCGTTAGAAAAAAACTGGTTTTCGTGAAAGAAAGACAACTCGCTCCCCACGTGACAATTGACGCGCTGATGAGGCAAAAAATTGTTGGGAAGTGGTATCTCTGTTCGCCACGGGAAGCAAGATGATaacgagggaggagagagaagagaggggctAGTTTatgttagtttttttttcaaaattaaatatctTGAGAACGGTAAGTTTAAATTATGACCCGTTTTTAGTTTTGAGATCCCCGCGTCGAAATCTTTAGAAGTAGATCCTATGTTGATAGGTTTTGGGATACTTTTTTTCCGTACTTCCAACACTAATATGGTTGTACTCGTGGTGTGTATCTAACTGTACTCGTATTTCTGTTTTCAGTGTATCTGATGCAGTTTTTTCACTTTACTCAGTCTGTACTTGTAGTCTTGCACGTGTGCGCTACTTTACATGTGCTTAtgtacttgtacttggttgtgtgTGCAACTGTACTTCTGTATCAGTATTACCCGTATGCGAGTATACTTTTGTACTTCTGTACCTATATTTTTTCATGTGCGTGATTGTACTTCTGTACCTGTCTTTGCTTATGTGCATGACATCTATGCTTGCTCGTTGGGGCGACTGCACATGATTGTACTTCTATATCTATACTAAATGTATGCGGTTGTACGCGTGTAGTCATACGTGTACAGCCAGACATACGCGCTGTACGCGTGTAGACGTATAAGTATTAGAGTTGCTCTTGTTCGTACTCGCACGGACGGGCATATTACACCAGGCTGATACGTGTCAACCATATATAGTTGCGCGGGACAAAATTTCGGTTCGCGAACCGCGCGACTAAAGAAATTGCGGGAAGAATTCCCGCCATCATACAGCCGGCCCTCGTTTCCTTTCCCCAGCTAAATTGAACTCCTCCATGGCTCCCAAGCGCCGCCGCGCGGACCAgcacgcgccgccgccagctccacctCCGCCCCTTCGGACTGAACTGTCTCAGCGCCGACCGGTGGTCGTCTTCGCACACGGAGCCGGGGCCCCCTCCTCGTCCGATTGGATGACCCAGTGAGCCCTCTTTCTCTGTGTGATCTGCACGCGCTTGATGGATCTGTAGCCAgtattctcctctttggtaaaatGTTTCTTATTTGCGCTCTACCTCCATTAAAAAAATCCGAGTTGGGGATTTCAATTGATATAAATCTGTGCCTGTTATCTGAATGGTGACGTTCGGCTGGCAATTGATTCTTCTAGCTGGAAGGAGATGGTGAAAGATGCTCTGGATGCCGTCGAAGTTGTGACATTTGACTATCCATGTGAGTTAATTTGCTGAAGTCTACCACCACTCATTTCCTTCTTATCTGAAGGTCCAGTGCTCACCTAATCGTTGATCAACAATAATGTGGCTGCAGATATGTCTGGTGGTAAGCGGAGGCCTCCCCCAAAGGCGGACAAGCTTGTTGATCATCATCTCGGTGTGGTGAAGAATGCTGTAGCAGAGCATCCGGGACACCCGCTTATTCTGATGGGAAAGTCCATGGGTTCGAGGTGACACTACGTGTtaacttggttcttgtgcatctaTTTGGTTTGTTTCGTGATCTGAGTACTTTTTTATCATGATGCGTTAACATTCTTAGGGTCAGCTGCATGGTGGCTAGCTCTGATGATATCAATGTTTCTGCTGTCATATGCTTGGGCTATCCATTGAAGGTATCCCACTCTACAGTGTATGCTTGGTATTTGAGTTTCTTCCTGGCCTGTCTCCTTTATGCGCCTGTTTTCTTCAAGACATAATAATATAATATGATATAATACACACAGAAAATGGATTAGATATAATAATTGTTACGGAACTCAATTAGGTATGCCCATAATGGTCCTTGTTGATTGTTGTGATATTAAGATCAACATGCTTTTGTTTCTCAGTCTGTCATAACTATGCAGGGATATGACAGACTAATTGAATTgatccctttttttttttgcatctttgCTTTCTTCAACATAGGGAGCGAAG from Lolium rigidum isolate FL_2022 chromosome 4, APGP_CSIRO_Lrig_0.1, whole genome shotgun sequence encodes the following:
- the LOC124705853 gene encoding KAT8 regulatory NSL complex subunit 3-like, encoding MAPKRRRADQHAPPPAPPPPLRTELSQRRPVVVFAHGAGAPSSSDWMTHWKEMVKDALDAVEVVTFDYPYMSGGKRRPPPKADKLVDHHLGVVKNAVAEHPGHPLILMGKSMGSRVSCMVASSDDINVSAVICLGYPLKGAKGALRDEILLKLTTPTMFVQGNKDGLCPLDKLEFTRKKMTCQNELHVVDGGDHSFKISQKHQNTAGVNQHDVEVEAVKAIAQFIRNSIV